The Synechococcus sp. MW101C3 DNA segment CCTGTTTCCATTTCGGGCGCCGCTTTCGCGCCCGGGGCCGGGGTGGTCTGGTGTTGCTCAGCTCGATCGTGGGCTTTCAGGGGATGCCCTACGCCGCCCATTACGCCGCCACCAAGGCCTACGTGCAGGCCCTGGCGGAAGCGCTGCAGGTGGAGCTCAGCGCCTGCGGCGTGGATGTGCTGGCGGCTGCGCCGGGGCCCACCCACAGCGGTTTCGCGAGCCGGGCCGGCCTGCGCCTTGGCCATGCTCTCGACCCCGAAGCGATCGCCCAGCCGATCCTTGAGGCCCTCGGGCGTCAAGGCACCGTGCTGCCCGGCGCCCTCTCCAAGCTGTTGACCTACGCCCTGGTCCCCCTGCCGCGCTGGGTGCGGGTGAGGATCATGGGCCAGGTCATGCGTGGGATGACCAGCACACACTCGCCAGCAACGAAGACAAGCAGGAGCTGAAGAGCGAGGACTGGGAAGCAACAACTGAGGTGCAGCACAAGCAGCACCAGCAGTAGCTGAGGAGCAGCCTCGAAGCAGAAGGCCCGAACCGTTCCTCCTGACCTGAACTGTTCCTCCTGGAATGCCAAGGCCTGCGCGGCGCCACCCTGACGGGGTTCAGCCCAGCCTGGCGAGCACACCCACCAGGGCCATGACCAGCAGCACGATGCTGCTGGTGAAGCTGATCGCGAAACCGGCGGCCCGTTTCTCGGCCGCCTGGAGGTAGCCGACGGCGAAGGCCACGCGGCCGCCCACCCAGACGAAGCCCAGCGCTGTGGCCACCGGCTCACTGCTGAACGCCACCGCCAGCCAGAAGCAGGGCAGGAAGACCATCAGCTGTTCCAGAGTGTTCTGCTGCACCCGCAGCGCCCGCTCAAACGGTTCGGGACCCACCACCGAGGGCGGTTTGACGCCGTGCTTGACGCGAGCCGCGCCCACCAGCATCACGGTGGCAAGAAAGCCGACCATGGCCACGAGGGTGACCAGGGCCGGTAGTGGGGGAATCGGCATGTCCGCTCAGCGGGGAGATTCGATTCTCAGAGGGAGGTCGGAGCAGCGGTGGCTGCGCGGTTGAGGGGCACGCTGCTGGACATGGCCGCGCTGCCGGCGGCTGCGGCGGTCTGGGGCTGGCGGGCGCCGAGCAGGCCGCTGAGGATGCCGGCATCAAAGGAGAAGCGGCCCGGGCCGTTCAGCAGGATCGCCAGGCTGCCGCCCAGGTACAGCACCACCAGTTCCAGCACGTAGATGTTGAAGCCGCTGGTGAGGATGTGGTGGTAAGCCGCCACGCCCATCGTTCCGGCCAGGGCCAGCGCACCGATCGGTGTGAAGAAACCCAGGATCACGCACCAGGAGCCGAGGATTTCCGAGAAGCCCGCCACTTCGGCGAAGAACACCGGGAAGGGCAGGTGCAACGGCACCACGTAATTGGTGGCGAAGGTCTGCGGATCTGCCAGCTTCTCCTGGCCGTGGTGGATCATCATCGCGCCGATGGCCAGGCGCAGGATCAGCAGGCCGGTGTTGGCGAGGAAGCCTTCCCGCAGCACGTAGCGGGACAGAAAGGAGGTCATGGGTGCAGCCGGAGCGGTGGTGAGGGGGGAAGAAGGGGGAAAGGGACGGGGGGCGGGAATTCTGAGAAAGGCGGAGCTGGCAGCGCCGGCTCAGAGCTGTCCCTGGGAAGGGCCGGCCAGACCGGCGGCCCATAGGGCAACGGCCGCGGTGAGGAAACCGAGGAACACTTCCAGCAGGGTGAGGGTGGTCATGGACTTTTCATTTCTTTACACACGATGGCGCGACAGGTGAAGAAGTGTGAGGAGACCGGCTTGTGGGCGGGGTCGAGGTCGGGGGGTGGGGTCGGGGCCGAGCGGCTGCGGCGATGACGCGGGTGCGGACTTGGAGCCGTTGGGCCGCAGGAGGGCGCCGTGCGCCTGAGCGATTGGTGCACGGAAGTGGCGCCGCACAGGAGCGCTGGAGGCAAGGCAGCGGCTGGCCCTGCGGCTGACTCGGTCTGGCCGTGTGCGGCTCTCGGCCGGGCCCGCGCCGGCCCGCGTCTCGCGACAGGATGTTTACATTCCGCAACATCGGTTCATGACCGTCGGCGAACTCTTCATCGAAACCCTCGCCACCGGGGTGATCACCCCGTCGGAGCTCGATTGGGTCGTGGCCCGTCAGCAGGGCTTTTCGCGGGTCGAGGAGGCCACGGCGCTGCGTCTCGGTCGCCTGCTGGACGACGGCGAAATCCAGCTGGGCTGCCGCCTCTCCTCCGCCAAGCTGCACAACGACCTGATCCGCCAGGAGTGGATCGAACCGCTCGGCCGCCGGCGCCATCGCCAGGGCTGAGTCCGCTCCCTTCTCCTTCTCCCCCGCCATGACCGCTGCCCCCGCCCCTGAAGCGGCCCCAGCTCCCGCCGCAGGAGTGGCCGTCGGCTGCCGCGCCCCTGCCGCGCTGCTGGAGCGCCTGGCTGGCCTGCCCGCCATGGGGCCGGGCCGTCGTCGCCTAGTGCTGCTGTGGCCCCAGCTCGGTGATTTCGACAGCCTCGAGTACGCCCAGGCGCTGGTGCCTGCCCTGCCCCGGCTGCAGTCCGCCGGCATCGAGGTGCTGGCCATCGGTATCAGCCATGGCCCCGGGCGTGAGCGCTTCTGCGCGTTCACCGGCTTCCCCCCGGAGCGGCTGCTGGTGGATTCCGAGCCCAGGCTGCACCGCGCCCTTGACCTGGCGGAGGGTCTGGGGGCCAGCGCCGGCCCCTGGCCAGGCCTGCTGCTGATGTGCGCCGGGATCAGCTCGCCGGGCACGCTGGCGGAAGTGCTGCGTGGCTACACCGGCGATCGCCGCACGCCGCTGCGGCCCTTCGAGCTGGCCACCACCCGGTTGCGCAACATGATCGAAGTGCTGGGCCATTGGCGCACCTATGTGCCCCGCGACGACTTCCTCACCCAGCGCGGCGGCACCTTCCTGATCGACGCCGACGACCGTCTGCTCGCCGTGCACCGCGATCCGGGGCTGCTGGGCTTCTCGGCCACCATGCACCGGCCGCTCCAGTTTCTCGAGCCCTTTCTGGAGGGGGAAGCGCTCCCGGATTGAGCGTGTTCTGGCGGCACAGGCGGCTCAGGGATTGAGCGCCTCGCACTGCCAGCCGGTGGCTTCCCGCCAGCGCTGACGGCGGTGCGGTGTGCCGCTGAGCTCCAGCAACTCCACCTGCTGCACCGCAATGCGCAGCAGCAGAAAGTGGGGCGGCAAGGGCGTGCCGTCGGCCAGTTCGCTCGGAAACGCCGCCTGCGGATCGAGTGCCTGCCCCGGCGGCGGCCAGCCCCACAACGCCCGCCCCGCCGGGCTCAGCTGGCGCCAGTGCCGCTCGCGCGCCGCCAGCAGGTCTGCGCCGACCGGCAGCTCCAGGCGCCCGCGCAGGCGGAACTGGCTGCGGGCCTTCGGCAGCAGCCAGCAGAGTTCCACCGCCGGCTGGGTCGCCAGCTCCTCGGCTTTGGCGCTGCGCCCGTCGCTGAGCAGATCGAGCCGCACCGCATCTGCCCAGCCGCGGAACACCAGCGTGCGCACCCGTGGCGTGCCATCGGCGCCCACGCTGGCCAGCTGCAGCCAGCGCGCTGCCGGCGAGCGACCCTCCCGCTCCCGTGCACCGCGCAGCAACACGCGCCAGGCGGGCAGGGCGCTGCTGCTCAAGCGGCGCGCTCGCAGGCGTAGCTGATCACGCCCCCCTGCCGCTGCTGGAAGCGCGGCGCCGCCGGATCCTCCAGGCTCCACCACCACTTGCCGTCGGTGTAGCTGGGGGCGCCGGCGTTGTTGGTGCGCGGCAGCTGCAGCGTCACCCCGCGCCACCGCAGCACCACGAACGCGCCCGGCACCGTGCCCGCCGCCGTGTTGGGAATGCCGATGGCATCAACGGCGCCGTTGTCGGCCAGGGCCAGCAAGGGATCGCCATCGCAGCGGTAAGCCTCGGGGCTCGCCGCCAGCGCCGGGGCGGGGGTCTGCAGGAGCGGCAGCAGCACCAGAGCCAGCACAGCAACCATCGCCGCTGCGGCGCGCCCGGCCGTGGCGAACCAGTGGCCGGCCGAGCGCCCGGCTTGGCGCGGCAGTGGCCCTGCCTGGCGCTTCAGTTGCTGCGCCAGAGCCTGCGGCCGGCACATCGGGGGCATGGGCGGCAGGCGGGGCTCAGCCATTGTCTTGCCTCCCTCGGGCCGCCGTGTCGGGACGCGCGTTCCACGCTGAAGACGAACGCCTACCCCCAGCCGTGGCCGTAGCTGAAGCCTCACCGGTGGCCGCAGTAGAAGCCTCATGCGCTTCTGCAGCCAGACAGCCCGAAGCCGCGCCCACTGCTGGCGTGCCAGGGGGGCTCAGCAGCCCCATCAGGCGCTCGGCCAGGTGTTCGCCGCTGCGCCACGCCCCTTCGGCGCGGCCGAATCCGGGCCCGGCCAGGTAGTCACCGCAGAACGCCAGGCGGCTGCGGGCGCAGAGGCTGAGGTCGGCGGGCAACCCCTCGCCGCGGGGAAAAGCGGCGCTCCAGCGCATCAGCTGCCGCTCTCCCGCCGGCGGCTGGCCGGTCGCCTCAGGGAGCCAGGCGGCTAGCGCGGCCTGCACGGCGGCCGTGAGTTGCGCGATCAGGGCCTGCTCGCGCTCCGGGTCGAGCTTCACCCCCGGCAGCTGCACAGCGGCGGAGCCCGAGCCCACCGTCTGCAGATGGTCGGCGGCGAGCGCGGCGCTGGAGTGGGCCACCACCGCGCAGCGGCCCTGCGCACCGGGCTGGATCGACACGCGCCGCAGTCCCCAGCGGTGCTGGGCGCCGGCATCGAACTCCAGCAGGCGAAACGGCAGGGCCAGCCAGGGTTCCGCCGCCGCCCCCTCCAGCTGCCAGATCAGGTTGCTGCAAGGCTCCGCGCCCAGGGTGGCGATCACGCGCAGCGCCGCCGCCAGCTGCGGGTCGCCGGCCGCCAGCGCCGCCAGCGGTGCGGGTGCAGCGCCCAGCAGGGCCCGCCCGCGCGGATGCACCAGCAGGGTGCCGCTCAGCACGAGCCAGTCGGCGTCTGCCAGGTGTTCGCCATCGCCGCCGAGCAGGCGCCAGCCGCCGCCTGCCCGTGGTTCCAGCCGCTGGATCAGGCGGGAGCTGTGCAGCGTGCAGCCGGCGCCGGCCAGGGCCAGCAACCCGGCACACACCTGCTCCATGCCACCGCGGCCGCGGTAGAGGCTGCCCTGCAGCAACGGCTCCGGCCCGATCGGCTGCAGGGCGCCGCTGGCATCAAGGCGGGCGCAGGGTTCAGGCCAGGGTTCGATCCAGCCACCCGCCAGCAGTGGCGCCAGCAGCGCCGGCGGCGGATCGGTGGTGATGGTGAGCAGTGGAGCACCGTGGTCGGCCCGCCGCTGCGGATCGTGGCGGGAGCGGCGGGTGCTGGCGCGACCGCCGGGCCCACGCCCGGCTTCCCAGAGGGTGATCGGTGCCGGCCAGCCCAGCTGCGTCAGCTGGGCGGCGAGGGCACATCCGGCCAGCCCCGCGCCGACGATGGCCAGCTGCGGCTGCGGGCTGCTCGCCTCAGGGGGCATGGACGCGGAGCAGTTGGGCGCCGTAGTCCTCGCTGAACATGGCCTGCAACTGCCAGGCCTCCAGCAGGGTCTTGGCGATGGCGCGCAGGGCTTCGATGTCGTCGCAGTCGTCGATGGTGCGCGAGTGCATCGCCACGGTGAACTCGCGATCGAGGGAGAGGGGAGAAGCCACAGCGTTTTTATAAAACGTTACAAAGCTCGATGCCTTGCTGTGGGTCGGCTCACCGCACCACCCGCTGCTTGCTGCTCACCTGCGCCAGCCCCTGGAGGCCATGTCTCACCAAGTGACGCCGTGCAGCTTCGGCAGCGGTGCTGTCTGGCTGGTGACGGCGTAGAGCTGGGGAATGTTGTGGCTGTTGTAGACGCGGAATTCACGCACCAGCGACGCCCCTTCCTCGCGCACCGCCTGGTTCAGCACCAGCGAGCCATCCGGGTCGGACACCGAGCGGTGGAAGGTGCCGGGCGGAATGCGCAGGATGTCGCCGCCGGTGTCGAGCCGAACGATGTGGAACGGGTAGTTCCAGCCCAGGTTCACCAGGAAGAAGGTGCGGCCGCCGTGCATGGCCAGCAGGTTGTCTTCCTGATGGGGATGCAGATAGAACTGCCACGCCCCGGTGGCGGGGTCGTCGGGGGGGCTCACGGCCGGCCCGGTGTGCACCACCAGATCCCTCGCATTCGAGGTGGGCACGGTGATATCGAAGAAGCGGACCGCCGGGGTATCGCGAAACTTCTCGTAGGGGATCAGCTCAAACATCGGCGCCGGCCGGGGCGAGCGATGCGGGCCCTGTGGCAGAGCGGTTGTGGTCATTGGGGCCACACCGGGCGGAACCGGCGTCAGACGGTGGTCTACCTAAACGATCATCACACTCAGTTGAACGTTTCAACCACTACGGAATGACGTTTTGGGACCGGAAACCGTTCCGGTTGGTTGAATGCGCCACAGAGCTTCAACCGTTGCAAGCGCCGCCGCTGCCCCCTGCCTGCTGACGCCGCTGCTGCCCGCCTCGGCCCTGGCCCAGAGCCAGCGCACGGCCCCCCGCCCCACCAGCCGCCCCACCAGCCGCCCCACCGTGTCGGTGCCGGCCTTCAAGAACACGGTCACCCAGCAGACCTGGTGGTGGAGCGCGCCAACCTCAAGGAGGTGCTCTCCGAGCAGAAGCTCAGCGAGCTCGGCATCGTGCGCAAGGGGCCCAACGCCGCCCAGAAAGGCCAGCTCCCAGGGCGTGAGCCTGTTGCCGGCCGCCAAGGCACTGCGCGCCGCCTTGATCGATGCCTCCAGCTACGTGAGCTGCCTGGTCCCGCCCACCGATGGCTGCATGGAGGCGTTCGAGGCCCAGGACCGCCAGCGGCGCGAGCGCACCCGCGGCGTGCTCCAGCTCGACTGAGCGCCGAAGGCCAGCCGGGTGTACCGCCGTGCTGTACTCCCGCGTTCAGAAGGGGATCGGCATGTCCACGGCGGCCGGTGCTGGTGCGCAGCCCGCCACCCGCTCCTCCACCACCTGGCCCACCACCACGATCGACGGCGACTGGAACCCCTCCGCCGTCACCCGCGCTGCCAGGCTGCCGAGGTCGGCGATCAGCTGGCGCTGGCCGCTCACGGTGCCCTGCTGGATCACGGCGGCGGGGGTGGTGGACGCCAGGCCGCCCGCCATCAGTTCCTCGCAGATGCGTGGCAGGTTGTGCAGGCCCATGTAGATCACCAGGCCGTCGCTGCAGCGGGCCAGGCCGCGCCAGTCCACGCCGGGGCGCCCTTTGTCGATCTCCTCGTGCCCCGTCACGAAGGTGACGCTCGAGCCGGCGCGCCGATGGGTGACCGGAATGCCCGCATAGGCCGGCGCCGCGATGCCGGCGGTGACCCCCGGCACCACTTCCACAGCCACGCCATGGCGGGCCAGGTGCGCCGCTTCCTCACCGCCCCGGCCGAACAGGAACGGATCGCCTCCTTTCAGGCGCACCACCAGCCGATGCCGCCGGGCCAGCTCCACCAGCACGGCATTGGTGCTCGGCTGTGGCACCGAATGGTGCCCGCGCCGCTTGCCCACGAAATGGCGCTCACAGCCGGCCGGCGGCAGATCGAGCAGGGCCTTGGGCACCAGCGAGTCGTAGACGAGGGCATCGCACTGGCTGAGCAGCCGGTGGGCCTTGAGCGTGAGCAGCTCGGGATCGCCCGGCCCTGCCCCCACCAGATAAACCTTGCCGCTGGCAGACACGCCGCTGGAAGGGGAAACGTCGTCCGGCAGGGGCGTGGCTGTCATGGCAGCGCCGCGAGCTGCTCCAGCAGCACACGCTGCAGGCGCGGCCGTTGCAGCAAGGGGGGGCCGAGCTCCAGCGGCAGGCTGTCCGTGAGGCGGTTGGCGGCCAGCGCCAGAGCAAGGACAGGGCTGCGGATCGCCAGTTGGAGCTCCTGTGGATCTGGCGCACTGTATGAAG contains these protein-coding regions:
- a CDS encoding DoxX family protein; protein product: MTSFLSRYVLREGFLANTGLLILRLAIGAMMIHHGQEKLADPQTFATNYVVPLHLPFPVFFAEVAGFSEILGSWCVILGFFTPIGALALAGTMGVAAYHHILTSGFNIYVLELVVLYLGGSLAILLNGPGRFSFDAGILSGLLGARQPQTAAAAGSAAMSSSVPLNRAATAAPTSL
- a CDS encoding peroxiredoxin-like family protein codes for the protein MGPGRRRLVLLWPQLGDFDSLEYAQALVPALPRLQSAGIEVLAIGISHGPGRERFCAFTGFPPERLLVDSEPRLHRALDLAEGLGASAGPWPGLLLMCAGISSPGTLAEVLRGYTGDRRTPLRPFELATTRLRNMIEVLGHWRTYVPRDDFLTQRGGTFLIDADDRLLAVHRDPGLLGFSATMHRPLQFLEPFLEGEALPD
- a CDS encoding redox protein, which produces MFELIPYEKFRDTPAVRFFDITVPTSNARDLVVHTGPAVSPPDDPATGAWQFYLHPHQEDNLLAMHGGRTFFLVNLGWNYPFHIVRLDTGGDILRIPPGTFHRSVSDPDGSLVLNQAVREEGASLVREFRVYNSHNIPQLYAVTSQTAPLPKLHGVTW
- a CDS encoding SDR family oxidoreductase, which codes for MTAARTRRQQHFLSRYGPWAVVTGASSGIGRALACRLAETGLNLVLVARSRPALDGLAAQLAARHGVQVRVLDLDLARDDQLAVLRAATDPLEVGLVVAAAGFGSSGPFLDADLTSETELLMVNGRALMQACFHFGRRFRARGRGGLVLLSSIVGFQGMPYAAHYAATKAYVQALAEALQVELSACGVDVLAAAPGPTHSGFASRAGLRLGHALDPEAIAQPILEALGRQGTVLPGALSKLLTYALVPLPRWVRVRIMGQVMRGMTSTHSPATKTSRS
- a CDS encoding NAD(P)-binding protein; this translates as MPPEASSPQPQLAIVGAGLAGCALAAQLTQLGWPAPITLWEAGRGPGGRASTRRSRHDPQRRADHGAPLLTITTDPPPALLAPLLAGGWIEPWPEPCARLDASGALQPIGPEPLLQGSLYRGRGGMEQVCAGLLALAGAGCTLHSSRLIQRLEPRAGGGWRLLGGDGEHLADADWLVLSGTLLVHPRGRALLGAAPAPLAALAAGDPQLAAALRVIATLGAEPCSNLIWQLEGAAAEPWLALPFRLLEFDAGAQHRWGLRRVSIQPGAQGRCAVVAHSSAALAADHLQTVGSGSAAVQLPGVKLDPEREQALIAQLTAAVQAALAAWLPEATGQPPAGERQLMRWSAAFPRGEGLPADLSLCARSRLAFCGDYLAGPGFGRAEGAWRSGEHLAERLMGLLSPPGTPAVGAASGCLAAEAHEASTAATGEASATATAGGRRSSSAWNARPDTAARGRQDNG
- a CDS encoding MAPEG family protein, with translation MPIPPLPALVTLVAMVGFLATVMLVGAARVKHGVKPPSVVGPEPFERALRVQQNTLEQLMVFLPCFWLAVAFSSEPVATALGFVWVGGRVAFAVGYLQAAEKRAAGFAISFTSSIVLLVMALVGVLARLG
- the cobA gene encoding uroporphyrinogen-III C-methyltransferase — protein: MTATPLPDDVSPSSGVSASGKVYLVGAGPGDPELLTLKAHRLLSQCDALVYDSLVPKALLDLPPAGCERHFVGKRRGHHSVPQPSTNAVLVELARRHRLVVRLKGGDPFLFGRGGEEAAHLARHGVAVEVVPGVTAGIAAPAYAGIPVTHRRAGSSVTFVTGHEEIDKGRPGVDWRGLARCSDGLVIYMGLHNLPRICEELMAGGLASTTPAAVIQQGTVSGQRQLIADLGSLAARVTAEGFQSPSIVVVGQVVEERVAGCAPAPAAVDMPIPF
- a CDS encoding pyridoxamine 5'-phosphate oxidase family protein, producing MSSSALPAWRVLLRGAREREGRSPAARWLQLASVGADGTPRVRTLVFRGWADAVRLDLLSDGRSAKAEELATQPAVELCWLLPKARSQFRLRGRLELPVGADLLAARERHWRQLSPAGRALWGWPPPGQALDPQAAFPSELADGTPLPPHFLLLRIAVQQVELLELSGTPHRRQRWREATGWQCEALNP